In a single window of the Flavobacteriales bacterium genome:
- a CDS encoding HD domain-containing protein: MADTEKKGVSGKKVARFKDKIHIKDLQLDVLLEITNAINNNLPVLEILEKFEMFVKNELNIEKLLLYSKGKKWRCLLQYEVDYSELDNIDVERDLIGVTDITSVSSLECDSLSSFDMVLPVFKGGEPLAYLILGDQDNDALAVSSIIKHLNFLQLLSNIVVSSILNRQLAREKRKQEDAKKKLIEEQNEMLEKEVAIRTNELVHQKDESERLLHNILPKEVADELKKKGKTRAQTFSEASLLFTDFKGFTKQSSKMNPQELVNELDDIFHHFDNIMSNHGMEKIKTIGDAYMAACGLPKKSKMHAVQSVRAALDMIAYLKERGKHAKIKWEMRAGIHSGPLVAGVVGYKKFTYDVWGDTVNTAARMESNSEPGKLNISAVTYNLVGKYFNCEHRGKIEAKGKGEIDMYFVKGEVESDRVIKTRKRVFKLLKRKLPQNRFYHDYRHTLDVHNAAVNLGIMENIKDNEMDLLKVAALYHDSGFTVSGENHEEVGCGIARKDLPGLGFNKKEIDKICGIIMATKIPQSPSTKLQQIICDSDLDYLGRGDFETIGITLFRELNANGITLSVEDWNKMQVKFLNAHTYFTKSSKSIREPIKQEHLKKLVNLVDTY; encoded by the coding sequence ATGGCAGACACTGAAAAGAAAGGGGTATCGGGCAAAAAGGTAGCTCGATTTAAAGATAAGATCCACATTAAGGATCTACAACTTGATGTTCTATTGGAGATTACAAATGCCATCAATAATAATTTGCCGGTTCTTGAAATCCTCGAGAAGTTTGAAATGTTTGTTAAAAACGAACTTAACATAGAAAAGCTCCTATTGTATAGTAAAGGAAAAAAATGGAGATGTTTACTTCAATATGAAGTTGACTATTCTGAACTAGATAATATCGACGTGGAAAGAGACCTGATAGGTGTAACAGACATCACTTCGGTCTCAAGCTTAGAATGCGATAGCCTTTCATCATTCGATATGGTGCTTCCTGTTTTTAAAGGAGGGGAACCTTTGGCATATTTAATTTTGGGCGATCAAGACAACGACGCCTTGGCAGTGAGTTCCATTATAAAGCATTTAAATTTTCTTCAGCTGTTATCTAATATCGTTGTTAGCTCAATATTGAATAGGCAACTCGCGAGAGAAAAGCGTAAGCAGGAGGATGCGAAGAAAAAATTAATTGAGGAGCAGAACGAAATGCTTGAAAAAGAAGTAGCAATTCGGACAAATGAGCTCGTTCATCAGAAAGATGAGTCGGAGCGGTTATTGCATAATATTCTTCCAAAAGAAGTTGCAGATGAGCTAAAGAAAAAAGGAAAAACTAGAGCACAAACCTTTTCAGAGGCATCTTTGCTTTTTACCGATTTTAAAGGTTTTACTAAGCAGTCTTCTAAAATGAATCCGCAGGAGTTGGTAAATGAACTCGACGATATATTTCACCACTTCGATAATATAATGAGTAATCATGGAATGGAGAAAATTAAAACAATTGGGGATGCATATATGGCTGCCTGTGGATTGCCTAAAAAATCAAAAATGCATGCCGTACAGAGCGTAAGAGCAGCTTTGGATATGATTGCCTATTTAAAGGAACGAGGTAAGCATGCCAAGATAAAATGGGAAATGCGTGCAGGAATTCATTCGGGTCCTTTAGTAGCAGGGGTAGTTGGATACAAAAAATTTACATACGATGTATGGGGCGATACGGTGAATACTGCTGCTCGGATGGAGAGTAATAGTGAACCCGGAAAATTGAATATCTCGGCAGTTACTTATAATCTAGTTGGTAAATATTTTAATTGTGAGCATAGAGGAAAGATAGAAGCGAAAGGGAAAGGAGAGATAGATATGTATTTCGTAAAAGGGGAGGTAGAATCGGATCGGGTTATAAAAACGAGGAAGAGAGTTTTTAAACTATTGAAAAGAAAGTTGCCACAGAATAGGTTTTACCACGATTATCGTCATACACTCGATGTGCACAACGCGGCAGTAAACCTGGGTATAATGGAAAATATTAAGGACAACGAGATGGATCTTCTAAAAGTGGCAGCCCTTTATCACGATTCGGGCTTTACGGTTAGCGGCGAGAATCATGAAGAAGTTGGTTGTGGAATCGCACGAAAAGATCTTCCAGGATTAGGATTCAACAAAAAGGAAATTGATAAGATATGTGGTATCATCATGGCTACTAAAATCCCGCAGTCTCCTAGTACTAAACTACAACAAATTATATGTGATTCAGATCTAGATTATCTCGGTCGAGGAGATTTTGAAACTATAGGAATAACACTATTTAGAGAATTGAATGCAAACGGAATAACACTTTCTGTTGAAGACTGGAACAAGATGCAAGTGAAGTTTTTAAATGCTCATACTTATTTTACTAAAAGCTCAAAGAGTATAAGAGAACCTATAAAGCAAGAGCATCTGAAGAAATTGGTGAATCTTGTAGATACCTACTAA
- a CDS encoding SLC13/DASS family transporter produces the protein MNQRLKILSGPVFGFLAFVLMGGFEQATPLACMAGVAIWIALWWITEAVNIFFTSLLPLILFPFLGIMGMKEVAPLYMNKIIFLFVGGFLLAYAFERWNLHRRIALKIIVLTGSTPSKMLLGFMAASYLLSMWIMNTATATMLLPAVLGVINQVEKMSERRNDKMATGFLLGVAFAASIGGMATLVGTAPNMVLANLYNERFGDTGVYEAINFGNWFLFAFPLSLVMFTSSFFILKALFFRDANEVKIDLSFIQKDLKAMGKMSYEETMVSLVFVITVGLWFFRRDIEIGSFSIPGWRDVFAYPSYITDGTVAMLSASVLFLIPSKNEGAKTLIAWEDFERLPLGIIFLFGGGFALATGISSSGLAEWIANGLTVVVGLSPLLMVLILCFFMTFFTEITSNTASTFLMLPLIIELALKAECHPLLLMIPVTISASCAFMLPVATPPNTIVFGSNRIALKTMMRTGIWLNLLGIILITFTVFSLGKVVFGF, from the coding sequence GTTTCGAGCAGGCAACTCCGTTGGCATGCATGGCAGGGGTTGCAATTTGGATTGCTCTTTGGTGGATTACTGAAGCCGTTAATATCTTCTTTACGAGTCTTTTACCTCTTATTCTGTTTCCGTTTTTGGGAATAATGGGGATGAAAGAGGTGGCGCCATTGTATATGAATAAAATCATCTTTTTATTCGTAGGCGGTTTTCTTTTAGCCTACGCTTTTGAAAGATGGAATCTTCATCGCCGGATTGCATTAAAAATAATAGTGCTGACTGGTTCTACACCTTCAAAAATGCTTCTCGGATTTATGGCGGCCAGTTATTTATTGTCTATGTGGATTATGAATACGGCTACCGCAACGATGTTGTTACCCGCTGTTCTGGGGGTGATAAATCAAGTAGAAAAAATGAGCGAACGTAGAAACGATAAGATGGCTACTGGTTTTTTACTTGGCGTTGCTTTTGCCGCATCAATAGGGGGCATGGCTACTTTAGTTGGCACGGCACCCAATATGGTGTTGGCTAATTTATACAATGAGCGTTTTGGCGATACTGGCGTTTACGAGGCTATCAATTTTGGTAATTGGTTTTTGTTTGCTTTCCCGTTGAGCCTTGTTATGTTCACGTCAAGTTTTTTTATTCTAAAAGCGTTGTTTTTCAGAGATGCTAATGAGGTTAAAATAGATTTAAGTTTTATTCAAAAAGATTTGAAGGCAATGGGAAAGATGTCTTACGAAGAAACGATGGTGAGCTTAGTGTTTGTGATAACAGTCGGGCTATGGTTCTTTAGGCGCGACATCGAAATAGGTTCTTTTAGTATTCCTGGATGGAGAGATGTATTCGCATATCCCTCTTACATAACTGATGGTACAGTAGCTATGCTTTCTGCAAGTGTATTGTTTTTAATTCCTTCTAAAAATGAGGGTGCTAAAACGCTAATTGCTTGGGAGGATTTTGAAAGATTACCACTTGGAATAATATTCTTGTTTGGTGGAGGATTTGCTCTTGCCACAGGAATTTCTTCTTCCGGATTGGCTGAATGGATTGCAAATGGCCTTACAGTAGTTGTTGGTTTGTCTCCTTTGTTAATGGTGCTGATTTTATGTTTTTTCATGACATTCTTTACAGAGATTACATCTAATACGGCCTCTACTTTCCTAATGCTACCGCTAATAATTGAGTTGGCGCTTAAGGCAGAATGTCATCCTTTATTATTAATGATACCGGTTACAATTTCCGCCTCTTGTGCTTTTATGTTACCTGTGGCCACACCTCCCAATACCATAGTTTTTGGTAGCAATCGGATTGCATTGAAAACGATGATGAGAACTGGTATTTGGCTAAATTTACTGGGTATCATATTGATTACGTTTACAGTGTTTAGTCTGGGTAAAGTTGTATTTGGGTTTTAA